The following proteins are co-located in the Bosea sp. AS-1 genome:
- a CDS encoding nuclear transport factor 2 family protein translates to MVEITPAFMEKAIRRYFEACNAGDYAMLVSCFTPDAVHYFPPGLPEIPWRTADVIARKWVWCVENLGSRWTIEKILCSSTAPEAVIEWTHWKPSAKTALRGDEWYVFDEKSGLIREIRAYYASAADGSLPISELVEFDYAGRGYHLGPQA, encoded by the coding sequence ATGGTTGAGATCACTCCCGCCTTCATGGAAAAGGCGATCCGGCGCTATTTCGAAGCCTGCAACGCTGGCGACTACGCCATGCTCGTCTCCTGCTTCACCCCCGACGCCGTCCATTATTTCCCGCCGGGCCTGCCCGAGATCCCGTGGCGGACCGCCGACGTGATCGCCCGCAAATGGGTCTGGTGCGTCGAAAACCTCGGCTCGCGCTGGACCATCGAGAAAATCCTGTGTTCCTCGACCGCGCCGGAAGCCGTGATCGAATGGACGCATTGGAAGCCCAGCGCCAAGACCGCGCTGCGCGGCGACGAATGGTATGTCTTCGACGAGAAGAGCGGCCTGATCCGCGAGATCCGAGCCTATTACGCCTCGGCTGCCGACGGCAGCCTGCCGATCAGCGAGCTGGTCGAGTTCGACTATGCCGGCCGCGGCTATCACCTCGGTCCGCAAGCCTAG
- a CDS encoding NAD(P)-dependent oxidoreductase: MTKTILITGAGGVVGRAIRPLLRGSYRLRLFDRNAIADLATNEEVVLGDIADKAALAEALQGASAVVHLAGCTTEAGIEEQIAGNVQGAWNVFDAARAAGIERVVFTSSHHVVGHYPRHRRIGSDVLLRPDSRYGLTKAFGEQAGAFFADQFGLRVLAIRVGFMGDRPVDRRRLAIWTSPRDLAQLVRIGLEHEALRFAVVYGISDNARSFFDNATAWRLGYRPQDSADDYAEAVMAAVPPEDPDRLASRVIGGTMAEGSFVGDIARIEDW, translated from the coding sequence GTGACGAAGACCATCCTGATCACCGGCGCCGGCGGCGTCGTGGGGCGAGCCATCCGGCCCTTGCTGCGGGGGAGCTATCGTCTCCGCCTGTTCGATCGCAATGCCATCGCGGATCTCGCGACGAATGAAGAGGTCGTCCTCGGCGACATCGCGGACAAGGCTGCGCTGGCTGAGGCCCTGCAGGGCGCCTCGGCCGTGGTGCATCTCGCCGGCTGCACCACCGAAGCCGGAATCGAGGAGCAGATCGCGGGCAATGTCCAAGGGGCCTGGAACGTGTTCGACGCCGCACGGGCCGCCGGCATCGAGCGGGTGGTTTTCACCAGCTCGCATCACGTGGTCGGCCATTACCCACGCCACAGGCGGATTGGTTCTGATGTCCTGCTGCGCCCGGACAGCCGCTACGGTTTGACCAAGGCTTTCGGCGAGCAGGCGGGCGCCTTCTTTGCCGATCAGTTCGGGTTGCGGGTGTTGGCCATCCGGGTCGGCTTCATGGGGGATCGGCCGGTCGACCGCCGCCGCCTCGCCATCTGGACGAGCCCGCGCGATCTCGCGCAATTGGTTCGGATCGGTTTGGAGCACGAAGCCCTACGCTTCGCCGTCGTCTACGGCATCTCCGACAACGCCCGCAGCTTCTTCGACAACGCCACGGCATGGCGCCTGGGCTATCGACCGCAGGACAGCGCCGACGATTATGCGGAGGCCGTCATGGCGGCAGTCCCGCCGGAGGATCCCGACCGGCTTGCCAGCCGCGTCATCGGCGGCACCATGGCCGAAGGGAGCTTCGTCGGTGACATCGCGCGGATTGAGGATTGGTGA
- a CDS encoding extracellular solute-binding protein — translation MKMTDPSRRQFLGGAAGFAAMAPGLAQAQLAQPKAPVNLNIVDVAGNLALTQKAFEAYRRAKPELVSRMTFTKAPAPELPGKIKAQQDAGRIDIDLVLTGTDALAAGIEQNLWVDLLAAHKTALPKLDEIYERGAAMMQGLALGQGVVVAYYPSGPLLEYLPAHVPTPPGSLEELLAWAKAHPNKFMYARPANSGPGRTFIMGLPYILGDSDPKDPMKGWDKTWAYLKELGRYIEYYPTGTSAVMKELGDGTRHIIATTTGWDINPRVLGVVPKEARIGTLKNFRWVIDGQYMAIPKGLPNDKIAVLLDLMSFMLTKPAQAFTYDEGYLYPGPAVKDVPLSMAPPESQAAIAEFGRPEYAKLIADTPFELPLEPNQMVMAFRRWDEEIGKRA, via the coding sequence ATGAAGATGACGGACCCATCTCGACGCCAGTTCCTGGGCGGGGCGGCAGGCTTTGCGGCCATGGCTCCTGGCCTCGCGCAGGCGCAGCTCGCCCAGCCGAAGGCGCCGGTCAATCTCAACATCGTCGACGTCGCCGGCAATCTCGCGCTGACCCAGAAGGCCTTCGAGGCCTATCGCCGGGCAAAGCCCGAGCTGGTCTCGCGGATGACCTTCACCAAGGCGCCGGCCCCCGAGCTGCCCGGCAAGATCAAGGCGCAGCAGGACGCCGGACGCATCGACATCGACCTCGTGCTGACCGGCACGGACGCGCTCGCGGCCGGCATCGAGCAGAATTTGTGGGTCGATCTGCTCGCGGCCCACAAGACGGCGCTGCCGAAGCTCGATGAGATCTACGAAAGGGGCGCTGCCATGATGCAGGGCCTGGCACTCGGCCAGGGCGTGGTCGTCGCCTATTACCCCTCGGGGCCGCTGCTCGAATACCTGCCGGCCCACGTCCCGACTCCGCCGGGCTCGCTGGAGGAGCTGTTGGCCTGGGCCAAGGCTCACCCCAACAAGTTCATGTACGCCCGACCTGCCAATTCCGGCCCCGGCCGCACCTTCATCATGGGACTGCCCTATATCCTCGGCGACAGCGATCCGAAGGATCCGATGAAAGGCTGGGACAAGACCTGGGCCTATCTGAAGGAACTCGGCCGCTACATCGAATACTACCCGACCGGCACCTCCGCGGTGATGAAAGAGCTCGGCGACGGAACCCGCCATATCATCGCCACCACGACGGGCTGGGACATCAATCCGCGCGTGCTCGGCGTGGTCCCGAAGGAGGCGCGCATCGGGACCTTGAAGAATTTCCGTTGGGTCATCGACGGCCAGTACATGGCGATCCCGAAGGGCCTGCCCAACGACAAGATCGCCGTGCTTCTCGACCTGATGTCGTTCATGCTGACCAAGCCGGCACAAGCCTTCACCTATGACGAAGGCTATCTCTACCCGGGGCCGGCGGTGAAGGACGTCCCACTCTCGATGGCGCCGCCCGAGAGCCAGGCGGCGATCGCGGAGTTCGGTCGTCCCGAATATGCGAAGCTGATCGCGGACACGCCCTTCGAGCTGCCTCTCGAGCCGAACCAGATGGTCATGGCCTTCCGCAGGTGGGACGAAGAAATCGGCAAGCGGGCCTGA